Within bacterium, the genomic segment ATCCCGTTGGTGAGCTTTCTCTTCCTCGGAGGGCGATGTCGCGGATGCGCGGCCCCGATCAGTCGGCGCTATCCGCTTGTGGAGGGGCTGGCCGGGGCGCTCTTCGTTCAAAGTGTCTTGACCTTCGGCGTGAGCCTCCGCGCGGCTGAGAGCATGATCCTGGGGTCGCTCCTGCTCATCGTGTTCTTCATCGATCTCGATCACTACATCATCCCGAACCGGATCACCTACCCGGGCACCGTCGTGGGCCTCGCCTTCACGGCCGCGTTGGGGGGGTGGCGGGCCGCCGCGATCGCCGCGCTGACCG encodes:
- a CDS encoding prepilin peptidase, with translation MVLIALALGLIVGSFANVVIYRLPRGESVVWPGSHCPACQSPIRWYDNIPLVSFLFLGGRCRGCAAPISRRYPLVEGLAGALFVQSVLTFGVSLRAAESMILGSLLLIVFFIDLDHYIIPNRITYPGTVVGLAFTAALGGWRAAAIAALT